In Arachis hypogaea cultivar Tifrunner chromosome 7, arahy.Tifrunner.gnm2.J5K5, whole genome shotgun sequence, the genomic window TCTTCCACTTTTTTAAAGGCTTATACCGCTCGCCGAATGGAGCACGCCTCATCGGCGCGTGGCACGCTATGGGAGTGAACGCGCCGCGCGTGGCCGGTAAGTTTGGGGCGTGGTTCGCTCTCAGCACTGCCGTTGACATTGCCTTGGGCTATGCTCGCCAGAAAGACGACCTTTGGAACCCCATTGCCTCCACCACCATCCCCACCGTACTTCTCTGCATGCACCGTGGCCGTGCCGCAACCCTAGGCTTCGCGTCCCTTGCCGCTGGGTTAACCGTCGCTATGGAGCTTTCGATCCCCATTGGTCGGAGGTACATTGCTGAACTGGATGATAAAAAGTGCCGCCACGGTCGATGTGGAAAATAATCTTCTTCTTATACATactttaattgatttg contains:
- the LOC112703878 gene encoding mitochondrial import inner membrane translocase subunit TIM17-3-like, whose translation is MASYGSETPEKELRQWLEANVQETGCAFKYALVGGSIFHFFKGLYRSPNGARLIGAWHAMGVNAPRVAGKFGAWFALSTAVDIALGYARQKDDLWNPIASTTIPTVLLCMHRGRAATLGFASLAAGLTVAMELSIPIGRRYIAELDDKKCRHGRCGK